In a single window of the Photobacterium profundum SS9 genome:
- a CDS encoding DUF3081 domain-containing protein codes for MKNSVDVRTLLSVYEKVKTQGQHFENSCKLEDITCTESPDGYCVNLADNNVSLDINFHNTYHFHTMNEDPESVINQTTTEFHNNNEAQVQEFIHKLMQLDKRY; via the coding sequence ATGAAAAACAGCGTTGATGTCCGTACCCTATTAAGTGTTTATGAAAAAGTGAAAACCCAAGGTCAACATTTTGAAAATAGCTGCAAGCTAGAAGATATCACTTGTACTGAAAGCCCTGATGGTTACTGTGTAAACTTGGCAGACAACAACGTAAGCCTTGATATTAACTTTCACAATACATACCACTTCCATACGATGAATGAAGACCCAGAGTCTGTAATCAACCAAACAACCACCGAGTTTCACAATAACAATGAAGCGCAAGTACAAGAGTTTATCCACAAATTAATGCAATTAGATAAACGATATTAA
- a CDS encoding aromatic amino acid transaminase — MFKQLTQAQLDPILSLSIAYRADDRADKMDLGIGVYKNSQGETPIMQAVQQAQQQVLATQTTKSYVGLAGSEVFNQSMMDLLLSGTSAHSRAAAVQTPGASGALRMLADLMHLAQPDTTVWLTNPSYVNHKPVMEAAGLTVKYYPYFDHATKQVNSDAMLAELAKAGPKDVVLLHGCCHNPTGADISFSDWQAITALANKNGFLPFVDIAYLGFGDGLEQDGAGLKYMADNVEEMIVAASCSKNFGLYRERTGAAIVISDSLPEAQKAKGRILQLARASYTMPPDHGAALVATILTDDALTATWKQELDQMHKRLLSLRSGLTKAVRAQGSDAFNFIEQHKGMFSVTGLSPEQIERLRAEYGIYAVGDGRINIAGLQEQQLDYLANALITVTK; from the coding sequence ATGTTTAAGCAGCTTACACAAGCACAACTTGACCCAATTTTGTCGCTTTCTATTGCCTATCGTGCAGATGATCGTGCAGATAAAATGGATTTAGGTATTGGCGTATATAAAAATAGCCAAGGTGAAACGCCAATTATGCAAGCTGTTCAGCAGGCGCAACAGCAAGTACTAGCAACACAAACAACTAAATCTTACGTTGGTCTTGCTGGAAGTGAAGTCTTCAACCAATCGATGATGGATTTGCTGCTTAGTGGTACATCCGCTCATAGCCGTGCTGCTGCAGTCCAAACACCAGGGGCGAGTGGTGCACTGCGTATGTTGGCTGATTTGATGCACCTCGCGCAGCCAGATACTACTGTGTGGTTAACAAACCCAAGCTATGTTAACCATAAACCCGTAATGGAAGCGGCTGGCTTAACCGTTAAATACTACCCGTATTTTGACCATGCAACGAAGCAAGTAAATAGCGATGCAATGTTGGCTGAATTAGCAAAAGCAGGCCCTAAAGATGTTGTATTACTTCATGGGTGTTGCCATAACCCCACGGGTGCAGATATTTCATTTTCTGATTGGCAAGCTATTACTGCGCTAGCAAATAAGAATGGTTTTTTACCGTTTGTTGATATTGCTTATTTAGGTTTTGGTGATGGTTTAGAGCAGGATGGTGCTGGTCTAAAGTACATGGCTGACAACGTTGAAGAAATGATTGTAGCGGCATCATGCTCTAAAAACTTTGGTTTATACCGAGAACGTACTGGCGCAGCTATTGTTATCAGTGATTCTTTGCCAGAAGCACAAAAAGCGAAAGGACGTATCCTACAACTGGCGCGAGCTTCTTATACTATGCCGCCTGATCACGGTGCTGCATTAGTTGCTACAATTTTGACAGATGATGCGTTAACCGCAACATGGAAGCAAGAGCTTGATCAAATGCATAAGCGTTTACTTAGCTTACGTTCTGGTTTAACAAAAGCTGTACGAGCACAAGGTTCAGATGCATTTAATTTCATCGAGCAGCATAAAGGTATGTTCTCTGTAACGGGTTTAAGCCCAGAGCAGATCGAGCGTCTTCGTGCTGAATACGGCATTTATGCGGTCGGTGATGGTCGAATCAATATTGCAGGCCTGCAAGAGCAGCAATTAGATTATTTAGCAAATGCACTTATTACGGTAACAAAGTAG
- the thiD gene encoding bifunctional hydroxymethylpyrimidine kinase/phosphomethylpyrimidine kinase: protein MASLSKTPITLTIAGSDSGGGAGIQADIKAISATGGYACSAITALTAQNTQGVSGIFPIPPAFVEQQLDAVFSDLDIKAVKIGMLSDTIIIKAVANKLHQYQPQHLVIDPVMVATSGDLLLQQDAIATLKDVLLPLADIITPNLPEAAALLGCKAPTSEAEMDAMIEGLRSLGAKSVLLKGGHLEQDENSTDILITADDVYRFSTKRIITRNTHGTGCTLSAAIASFLAQGYPLVEAVTHAKGYISHAIFHADELEIGSGHGPVHHFFAGHFNPEA from the coding sequence ATGGCGTCTTTATCAAAAACACCGATTACTCTTACTATTGCTGGTTCTGACAGTGGCGGCGGTGCAGGCATTCAAGCCGACATCAAAGCAATTTCTGCAACGGGTGGTTATGCGTGCTCTGCGATTACCGCATTAACAGCCCAAAATACACAGGGCGTTTCTGGCATATTTCCGATTCCACCAGCGTTTGTTGAACAACAACTCGATGCTGTATTTAGCGATTTAGACATTAAAGCCGTAAAAATTGGAATGTTAAGCGACACCATTATTATTAAAGCCGTTGCTAACAAACTGCATCAATATCAGCCTCAACATCTTGTTATCGATCCTGTTATGGTTGCTACCAGTGGCGATCTATTATTGCAGCAAGATGCCATAGCGACACTTAAGGATGTGCTGTTACCCCTCGCCGATATTATTACTCCTAATCTTCCAGAAGCCGCTGCACTCTTGGGCTGTAAAGCACCTACAAGTGAAGCAGAAATGGATGCTATGATTGAAGGTTTACGCTCGCTTGGTGCTAAATCAGTACTTCTAAAAGGCGGTCATCTAGAACAAGATGAAAACAGTACCGATATTCTGATCACAGCTGATGATGTTTATCGCTTTAGCACAAAACGTATTATCACCCGCAATACTCACGGTACAGGTTGTACACTTTCTGCGGCTATTGCCTCTTTCTTAGCGCAAGGCTACCCACTCGTAGAGGCAGTTACTCACGCCAAAGGTTATATTTCTCACGCTATTTTTCATGCTGATGAATTAGAAATTGGTTCAGGGCATGGTCCTGTTCATCATTTCTTTGCGGGTCATTTTAACCCAGAAGCATAA
- a CDS encoding PhnA domain-containing protein, protein MTIEQALKQRSDSKCELCASDSNLTVHAVAASPDSSAGNCVLLCETCHSQIENPEIADTNHWRCLNDSMWSQVPAVQVVAYRHLTRLADKTDWAQDLVEMMYMEDDVKEWADKGLVDDNAEKPRDVNGVELKKGDDVTIIKDLPIKGSNNVIKQGTVVRGISLSDDPKLVSGKASGQSMYIIAEYCRKK, encoded by the coding sequence ATGACAATCGAACAAGCCTTAAAGCAACGTAGTGACTCTAAATGTGAACTATGTGCATCTGACTCTAACTTGACGGTACATGCTGTTGCAGCATCACCTGATTCAAGTGCTGGTAACTGTGTATTGCTTTGTGAAACTTGCCATAGCCAGATTGAAAACCCAGAAATAGCTGATACAAACCACTGGCGTTGCCTAAACGACAGCATGTGGAGCCAAGTACCAGCTGTTCAAGTAGTGGCTTACCGCCACTTAACTCGTCTTGCAGATAAAACCGACTGGGCACAAGACCTAGTTGAAATGATGTACATGGAAGACGATGTTAAAGAATGGGCAGATAAAGGCCTTGTTGATGACAACGCTGAAAAACCACGCGATGTTAACGGTGTTGAATTAAAGAAAGGTGATGACGTTACTATCATCAAAGACCTTCCAATCAAAGGTTCGAACAACGTAATCAAGCAAGGTACTGTTGTTCGTGGCATTAGCTTAAGCGACGATCCTAAATTGGTTTCAGGTAAAGCAAGCGGTCAGTCTATGTACATCATTGCTGAGTACTGTCGTAAGAAATAA